In Ctenopharyngodon idella isolate HZGC_01 chromosome 2, HZGC01, whole genome shotgun sequence, the following are encoded in one genomic region:
- the LOC127504955 gene encoding NLR family CARD domain-containing protein 3-like, which yields MSLSEKHRVRSDSHVSSSVSLKSDHSKGGVPDFSGEKPSSDKRVRSDSHVSSSVSLKSDWSKGGVPDFSGEKPSSNKRLQYETLDSDVQTHRKHQSFTDKLQWIFQDLESKIITFLTKELEKFKKILQNENTQNFVKDFNENRCSIKAAALDLTLHYLREMKQDEAADALEDELLFIHQLKCGLKKKYQCVFEGIAKQGDSTLLNNIYTDLYITQGGSEQVNTEHEVRQIEVASRRHESQEIQVKCRNLFEAPEQDEEIRTVLTKGVAGIGKSVSVQKFVLDWAEGKENQDISFIFPLPFREMNLKEKEKLSLMDLITQFFPETKGLNLTRRNNFKVLFILDGLDECRLPLNFDCNEKWCDVSSPASLDVLLTNLMKGNLLPSALIWISTRPAAASKIPPDCIDRLTEIRGFNDSQKEEYFKKRFTDQNQANTIIDHVKKSKSLFIMCHIPVFCWISATVLQNILEEKRNNDVKNNQADEISKTLPESNTKDTPKTLTQMYTHFLRFQIQQSRRKYDGEYTADVSWDKDAILSLGKLALHQLERNNVIFYDTDLEACGIDVYKASVYSGMCTQIFKEETGITLGTMYCFVHLSIQEFIAALYAHLFLDINKKSVFDHESTGQENKNETMIDFLKTAVDKALESDSGHLDLFLRFLLGLSLQSNRRLLRGLLTQQDDNDQSNKEIVQYIKQKLEDNLPAERSINLFYCLNELNDQTLLKEIQTHLSKGSLSSGDLSPAQWSALVFVLLTSKEELEVFELQKFKRSDECLIRLLAVIKTSRRAL from the exons ATGAGTCTCTCAGAGAAACACAG AGTAAGATCAGACTCACAtgtgtccagctctgtgtctcTGAAGAGTGATCATTCAAAAGGAGGAGTACCAGACTTCAGTGGGGAAAAACCATCATCTGATAAAAg AGTAAGATCAGACTCACAtgtgtccagctctgtgtctcTGAAGAGTGACTGGTCAAAAGGTGGAGTACCAGACTTCAGTGGGGAAAAACCATCATCTAATAAAAG gCTTCAATATGAGACATTAGACTCAGACGTTCAGACTCACAGGAAACACCagagtttcacagacaagctCCAGTGGATCTTCCAG GATCTTGAGagcaaaataatcacatttctgACGAAAGAGCTGGAaaagtttaagaaaatattacaaaatgagaACACACAAAACTTTGTGAAGGACTTTAATGAGAATAGATGCAGTATCAAAGCAGCAGCTCTTGATCTCACACTACATTACCTGAGAGAGATGAAGCAAGATGAAGCTGCTGATGCTCTAGAAG ATGAGCTGCTCTTTATTCATCAGCTCAAATGTGGCCTAAAGAAGAAGTATCAATGTGTGTTTGAAGGAATTGCGAAGCAAGGTGACTCCACACTTCTGAATAACATCTACACAGATCTCTATATCACTCAGGGTGGCAGTGAACAGGTCAATACTGAACATGAGGTCAGACAGATTGAAGTTGCTTCCAGGCGGCATGAATCACAAGAGATACAGGTTAAATGCAGAAATTTGTTTGAAGCACCTGAACAAGATGAGGAGATCCGAACTGTACTGACAAAAGGAGTCGCTGGCATCGGAAAATCAGTCTCTGTGCAAAAGTTTGttctggactgggctgaaggaaaagaaaatcaagatatcagcttcatatttcctcttccattcagagagatgaacttaaaggagaaagaaaaactaAGTTTGATGGACCTTATAACTCAATTTTTCCCAGAAACAAAAGGACTGAACCTTACAAGAAGGAATAATTTCAAAGTCCTGTTCATCCTTGATGGATTGGACGAATGTCGTCTTCCTCTGAATTTTGATTGTAATGAGAAGTGGTGTGATGTATCGTCACCAGCCTCTCTGGATGTTCTCCTAACGAACCTCATGAAGGGAAAtctgcttccttctgctctcatctggatcagcACCAGACCAGCAGCTGCCAGTAAGATTCCTCCTGACTGTATCGACCGGCTGACAGAGATACGaggattcaatgactcacaaAAGGAAGAGTACTTCAAAAAAAGATTCACGGATCAGAATCAGGCCAACACAATCATTGATCATGTTAAAAAATCAAAGAGTCTCTttatcatgtgccacatcccagtcttctgctggatttcagccactgttctccagaacattctggaggagaaaagaaataatgatGTGAAAAACAATCAGGCTGATGAGATCTCTAAAACACTGCCGGAATCAAATACTAAAGACACTCCCAAGACTCTgacacaaatgtacacacactttctccGCTTTCAGATCCAGCAGAGCCGCCGAAAGTATGATGGAGAATACACAGCTGATGTTTCCTGGGATAAAGACGCCATCCTTTCACTGGGGAAACTGGCActtcatcagctggaaagaaACAACGTGATCTTCTATGACACAGACCTGGAAGCCTGTGGTATTGACGTCTATAAggcatcagtgtactcaggcATGTGTACCCAGATCTTTAAGGAGGAAACAGGGATCACTCTTGGTACCATGTACTGCTTTGTTCACTTGAGCATTCAAGAGTTTATTGCAGCCCTTTATGCACATCTGTTTCTAGACATCAACAAGAAAAGTGTGTTTGATCACGAGTCTACAGGacaggaaaacaaaaatgaaacaatgaTTGATTTTCTCAAGACTGCAGTGGACAAGGCGCTCGAGAGCGACAGTGGACACCTGGACCTTTTCCTTCGCTTCCTCCTTGGTCTGTCGCTCCAGTCCAATCGACGACTCTTACGAGGTCTGTTGACACAGCAAGATGACAATGACCAGAGCAACAAGGAAATAGTTCAGTACATCAAGCAGAAATTAGAAGATAATCTGCCTGCAGAgagatccatcaatctgttctaCTGTCTGAACGAACTGAACGACCAAACTCTGCTGAAGGAGATCCAGACCCACCTTAGCAAAGGAAGTCTCTCATCTGGTGACCTTTCACCTGCCCAGTGGTCTGCTTTGgtctttgtgttgttgacatcaaAGGAAGAGCTGGAGGtgtttgagcttcagaaatTCAAGAGATCAGACGAGTGTCTCATTAGATTATTGGCAGTCATCAAAACCTCCAGAAGAGCTCTGTAA